The window ccgtctctcgctATCTCTGTTTGGTTTGCCCCCGCTTACTTTCTTTGGTGCCACCATTTTTCAATACTTCATGTTGTGGCCTTTGCGTTTTGCCACAATTTGCCCTATTCCGCTGCTCTGCCCCTTCCccgtctcttcctccgctgctcctcggctTTCGCTTCGCTACCCCCTTGGCCTGCGTCTGTGAGACCGAGTGGCTTGCCCTTCGTGCGGCTCTGTTTTCATCGCTGCGTGCCAACTTTCCTCCTCGGCCTTCTTCTGCCATGATGAAACTCACGCGTCTCACCTCTGCCCTTGTGTGTGATGCGTCAACTTCTTTTCCCTGTTTCTTCACCCATGAATTGCCGCCACGGATCCCCCAAGCGCTCTTTCactcccaccccctccgcTATCAACATCTTCAAACGACTTGCAAGGCCACTGCCAGCTCTGCAAGCCTTCTCTGTTTGGTCGCGTAGGATGTCGTGCATGTGTATGGGTCTGTGCCAAGATGAAAGGAAGCGCATGCGTGCGTAGCAGAGGTGTGCATGTCTCGCAGTCGCTCCCtatgagggggaggaggaggaggtgattACTCGAATGGCTTTGGCTCTTCGTTGCTCTTTTCCTGCCGTTTTTTTTGGAGgtgcctttttctctttcctcatGCAGCATGTTGGTCTGCTGTTATCCCTTGATGTGGTTGCTTGTGTAGCTTTGCCTTGATGGGGCCGTGGCGGCTCTtgttgcctcctcctcctctcccccttgtcccccccccctcgcccctgAGAAGGGGGGATTATAGAGCGGGAAGGCAAAGGGGGAGACGTGTCTGCAGCCTCcatctctcccccctttctggGGGCTTCGCCATACCCGCTATGAATGGTAACGTCGGTGAAAGCCTTGCGTGCCTCAGTTTTATTATGAAAGTGGCCGTCTCCAATGAACAAGACGTGGGTCGCTGAGGACGAGTAGTGCGAACTCAGAGAAGGGGATGGGGCATAGACACGTGCATATTTTTTGAAAGTTCTCCTCTGTCCTGTccactccacctcctccccgtCAGCGCTGCAAAGGGCAACGGAGAAAAATAAGTGTACTTTACGGTGGGGATGCAAAACCCTTCCGCGACGGTGCGAAccgctcaccccctctccagCCTCTCTCTATGTCTGCAATGTGAGGCATTGCTCATGCTCCCTAGGCCGCATGACCCGTCTGACATCTACCGCCCATCAGCCTTCTCTCCCAGCGCTGAGACTCCCTTTtactcctcctcttcaccggccctccccccttctggCTCACCAGCTGCGAGCAACAAAAGAGACTCGACTCACTCTGTATTCCTGCTTCCCTCAACGTATCACACGTGtacagccaccaccaccaccctcccaccccctcccccgacaCGTATAGGTGCACACGAGGGCGTATTtaagaaaggaaaacactCCACTGATAGGCACCATGTTTCGCCGCATTACCCCGCTACTGTCAGAGTTCAACTTTGTGCCACTGGTGTCCAAGGTGTCGCACAAGGAGACCAAATACCGTCTCTTGACGAAGGACCATGTCTCTGTGGTGCAGCCCGGTGCCGGACTGCCGGAGATGCTGAAGGTGAACCCGGCTGCACTCACGTTGCTGTCCTCCGTGGCGTTCGACGATATAGAGCACCTGATGCGCTCCTCGCATCTGGCGTCACTGCGCAAAATCTTCGATGATCCCGAAGCGAGCGACAACGACAAGTTtgtagcgctgcagctgcttaAGAATGCAAACATCTCCTCGGCCCGTTTGCTGCCCGGCTGCCAGGACACCGGAACGGCCATCATCTCGGGCCACCGTGGCGAGCAGGTGTTTGTTCTcggcaacgaggaggaggccctCAGCCGCGGCGTGTACGAGATCTTCCAGGAGCGCAACCTCCGCTACAGTCAGAACGTACCGCTCAGCATGTATGACGAGAAGAACACCGGCACGAACTTGCCAGCCCAGATTGATCTGTACGCCACCAAGGGGATGGAGTACAGCTTCTTGTTTGTTGCGAAGGGGGGCGGCTCGGCAAACAAATCGTTCCTGCTGCAAGAGAGCAAGTCGGTGCTCAACCCCAAGTCGCTGCGTAAGTTCCTCAAGGAGAAGCTAGCCATGTTTGGCACCTCTGCCTGCCCGCCGTACCACATCGCCGTCGTAATTGGTGGCACGAGCGCTGAGATGACGATGAGGATGGTGAAACACGCCTCCTGCCACTACTACGACGACCTGATCACGAAGCCAGACATGAAAACAGGCTACACGTTCCGCGACCtcgagctggagaaggaggtgctggagatCTGCCAGAACATCGGGATGGGTGCCCAGTTTGGCGGCAAGTACTATGCCCATGACGCGCGCGTGATCCGCATGCCTCGCCATGGTGCGTCCTGCCCTATCGGCATAGGTGTCTCTTGCAGCGCGGATCGCCAGGCGCTTGGCAAGATTAACAAGGATGGCGTGTGGTTGGAGGTACTGGAGATGGAGCCGTCCAGGTTCCTGCCGGACGTGAGGGAGGATGAGCTGCTCAAAACGCCGCCGGTCGAGGTGAATCTGAACCGACCCATGTCCGAGGTCCTTCAGGAGCTCTCCAA is drawn from Leishmania panamensis strain MHOM/PA/94/PSC-1 chromosome 24 sequence and contains these coding sequences:
- a CDS encoding fumarate hydratase, putative (TriTrypDB/GeneDB-style sysID: LpmP.24.0310) translates to MFRRITPLLSEFNFVPLVSKVSHKETKYRLLTKDHVSVVQPGAGLPEMLKVNPAALTLLSSVAFDDIEHLMRSSHLASLRKIFDDPEASDNDKFVALQLLKNANISSARLLPGCQDTGTAIISGHRGEQVFVLGNEEEALSRGVYEIFQERNLRYSQNVPLSMYDEKNTGTNLPAQIDLYATKGMEYSFLFVAKGGGSANKSFLLQESKSVLNPKSLRKFLKEKLAMFGTSACPPYHIAVVIGGTSAEMTMRMVKHASCHYYDDLITKPDMKTGYTFRDLELEKEVLEICQNIGMGAQFGGKYYAHDARVIRMPRHGASCPIGIGVSCSADRQALGKINKDGVWLEVLEMEPSRFLPDVREDELLKTPPVEVNLNRPMSEVLQELSKHPVKTRLSLTGTIVVARDSAHARMREMLEAGKPLPQYMKDHPVYYAGPAKTPDGLPSGSFGPTTAGRMDPFVDLFQSLGGSMVMLAKGNRSRHVTEACKKHGGFYLGSIGGPAAVLAQDAIKKVECLDMKDLGMEAVWKIEVQNFPAFIVVDDKGNDFFQQL